In Sphingobium amiense, a genomic segment contains:
- a CDS encoding alpha/beta hydrolase family protein translates to MSSSAVEIRMAPGYKPVGEYRPVGWMQWPDNPDYSFQFMRVLGAAQEGASTVSECFQVGTRIIPGDDESWYGEWTAMGHRNKKRAEEALAQNYVQTARDNWLRAANYFRSAEFFLHHDDPRRLELLDLIEGCSFEYLRRMEPAGEVIKVPYEDGAHLDAYFLRAPYALDRHPVVICFGGLDEFKDELLHEITRHAFARGLSLLLVDLPGQGATLRRQKLTVRVDTEVPVGACVDYLQSRPDVDPDRIALYGASLGGFYAPRAASFEHRLKAVVSDGAIWNLQRSVQSSNYDPTRIAVRHAHWVFGVPGYGTEEGLAALMKKFGELSLEGIQQQIRCPYLIAEGECDFAGFEFAVESYEYSKAHGQDVTFKVFTAEETGAAHCQIDNPTLGMEYICDWLADKLGVDQTALPALLLKPFR, encoded by the coding sequence ATGAGCAGTAGTGCAGTAGAAATCCGCATGGCGCCTGGCTACAAGCCGGTCGGCGAGTATCGACCTGTCGGATGGATGCAATGGCCTGACAATCCGGACTATTCCTTCCAGTTCATGCGCGTGCTCGGCGCGGCGCAGGAAGGCGCCAGCACCGTCAGCGAATGTTTTCAAGTGGGAACGCGGATCATACCGGGCGACGATGAAAGCTGGTATGGTGAGTGGACGGCCATGGGCCACCGTAACAAGAAGCGGGCCGAGGAAGCGCTCGCGCAAAATTATGTGCAGACGGCGCGCGACAACTGGCTGCGGGCGGCAAACTATTTCCGCTCGGCCGAATTCTTCCTGCACCATGACGATCCTCGCCGGCTCGAACTGCTCGACCTGATCGAGGGCTGTTCGTTCGAATATTTGCGCCGCATGGAGCCTGCCGGCGAAGTCATCAAAGTACCCTATGAAGATGGGGCGCATCTCGACGCCTATTTCCTTCGCGCGCCCTATGCGCTGGACCGGCATCCCGTGGTTATCTGCTTCGGCGGTCTTGACGAGTTCAAGGACGAATTGCTGCACGAGATCACGCGCCATGCCTTCGCCCGCGGTCTTTCGCTTCTGCTTGTCGATCTGCCCGGTCAGGGCGCGACGCTGCGACGTCAGAAGCTGACGGTGCGGGTCGATACCGAAGTGCCCGTCGGCGCCTGCGTCGACTATCTTCAGTCGCGCCCGGACGTCGATCCCGATCGTATCGCGCTTTATGGCGCGAGCCTTGGCGGCTTCTATGCGCCCCGCGCCGCGAGCTTCGAGCATCGGCTTAAGGCTGTCGTTTCCGACGGCGCGATTTGGAATTTGCAGCGGAGCGTGCAGTCTTCAAATTACGACCCGACGCGCATCGCCGTGCGCCATGCCCACTGGGTCTTCGGCGTCCCCGGATACGGGACGGAGGAAGGCCTGGCTGCCTTGATGAAGAAATTTGGTGAGTTGTCGCTGGAAGGTATTCAGCAGCAGATCCGGTGTCCCTACCTGATTGCCGAAGGCGAATGCGATTTCGCGGGTTTTGAATTCGCTGTCGAATCCTATGAATATTCCAAGGCACACGGCCAGGATGTGACATTCAAGGTCTTCACTGCGGAGGAGACCGGAGCTGCCCATTGCCAGATCGATAACCCGACGCTGGGCATGGAATATATTTGCGACTGGCTCGCGGACAAGCTGGGCGTGGACCAGACGGCGCTGCCAGCCCTGCTGCTGAAGCCGTTTCGCTAA
- a CDS encoding spinster family MFS transporter: MMNANRQNAKADMGAAYAWRSEAYAWGVVALLVVAFMLAMVDRMILTLLVVPLKANFLLSDTQISLLHGLAFTLLYVIVGLPMGWLTDRFSRRLIAGVSIAAWSVATALCGLSSNFVQLFLARMGVGIGEAGISPAANSLIPDYFPPSRVALPITLYSIGGSAGSGLALIFGGAVVDYVTGLGAIDIPFMGTIAGWQASFLVAGLPGILVAAAFLFVKEPPRQGRRAAAVDANVPLGDTIRLVMEKRAFLFPQFCASAACALVVLSLLAWMPTYLIRAYGYTAGEAGLHYGLAVVIGGVSGLIISGSITNRLAAAGRADASVIVALGSTLLGVVPAVLASIVPSSTAALLLSAVSVFGFASAIALAPVALPIVIPNEMRGQVYALYLLTISILGYAVGPVIVALITDGVFHDDAMVGWSMAMVALIAGPLAAVLWTVSRRQLLRLTGA; the protein is encoded by the coding sequence ATGATGAACGCAAACAGGCAAAATGCGAAAGCTGATATGGGCGCGGCCTACGCCTGGCGAAGCGAGGCTTATGCCTGGGGCGTCGTGGCATTGCTGGTTGTGGCGTTCATGCTGGCCATGGTCGACCGAATGATCCTCACGCTGCTGGTCGTGCCGCTGAAAGCGAATTTTCTGCTTTCCGACACGCAGATCAGCCTGCTTCACGGCCTCGCCTTCACGCTGCTCTATGTGATCGTCGGGCTGCCAATGGGGTGGTTGACCGACCGATTCAGCCGCCGGCTGATCGCGGGCGTCAGTATTGCCGCATGGAGCGTAGCGACCGCGCTGTGCGGCCTGTCGAGCAATTTTGTCCAATTGTTCCTGGCCCGGATGGGTGTCGGGATCGGTGAGGCGGGCATTTCGCCTGCTGCCAATTCGCTCATCCCTGATTATTTCCCACCGTCTCGTGTCGCCCTGCCCATCACCCTCTATTCGATCGGAGGGTCGGCAGGCTCGGGGCTGGCGTTGATCTTCGGCGGGGCGGTTGTCGACTATGTCACCGGCCTTGGGGCAATTGATATCCCCTTCATGGGGACGATCGCCGGCTGGCAGGCCTCTTTCCTGGTCGCGGGGCTGCCTGGAATATTAGTCGCTGCCGCCTTCCTTTTCGTCAAGGAGCCGCCCCGGCAGGGCCGGCGGGCCGCCGCGGTCGACGCGAACGTGCCGCTTGGCGACACGATCCGGCTGGTCATGGAAAAGCGGGCGTTTCTTTTCCCGCAATTCTGTGCGTCCGCCGCCTGTGCGCTGGTCGTCCTTTCCCTGCTGGCATGGATGCCGACCTATCTGATCCGGGCCTACGGCTATACCGCTGGGGAAGCGGGCCTGCACTACGGCCTCGCGGTAGTTATCGGCGGCGTTTCCGGGCTCATCATCAGCGGATCTATTACCAATCGCCTTGCTGCGGCCGGCCGTGCCGATGCATCGGTCATTGTCGCGCTGGGATCTACGCTGCTTGGCGTCGTTCCCGCCGTGCTGGCATCAATCGTTCCCAGCAGTACTGCCGCGTTGCTGCTGTCGGCCGTGTCGGTGTTCGGTTTCGCATCGGCCATCGCGCTGGCGCCGGTCGCATTGCCCATCGTCATACCCAATGAAATGCGCGGACAGGTTTACGCGCTTTACCTCCTGACGATTTCCATCCTTGGTTATGCCGTTGGCCCGGTGATCGTCGCCTTGATCACCGACGGCGTATTTCATGACGACGCGATGGTCGGCTGGTCCATGGCCATGGTTGCGCTGATCGCTGGGCCATTGGCCGCCGTCCTTTGGACGGTTTCACGCCGGCAGCTTCTGAGGCTGACCGGCGCCTGA
- a CDS encoding TonB-dependent receptor, whose protein sequence is MINSSKWGLLVGAAFIGQLVPATASAQAVTDAAASTPNGESGDIIVTARKRNERLIDVPETISAFSESSLQKAGINNIDKLGQAVPNVVLNRRGDSEPNVVIRGIGSFGNVQGVGFYIDDVQNFTDQASRLVDLERVEVLKGPQGTLYGGSSIGGAVKYVTRKPSNELEGRASIAVGEQSTFNVNGSINVPLSDMVAMRVSAYTDKTDGYLKNNITGINNDKSKEQGVRAALRFRPSDDTDINLSVRYSYLNNGGNDYYLTPAANAYRLNSDLDQDIFNHRRVFGTILNIEQTLGDISLTSLTSYTERKNRFRWDLDYSGLDGLTAVQPDPVKTKVFTQELRLQSDNAEGLNWLVGGYYSRVRDRSLVLNLDAAFGVDFGGPFYIPDFHDNTTLEQTYAGFATVNYKAGPFEASVGARVNHNDFFGFNRRIDTGLHVRDTVILPKLTLSYKVDPAVMLYFNASEGYEPGRFTLFNETPLLPYKPEKALNLELGAKGQTEGGLLSYEVAAFYIKNKNRQLETLVIDETGVPNEAIGNVGDARTWGAEFSFTLTPTRGLALSANGGWMKSDFTAGDFDGLRVPYAPRFSGGASIDYTTDLSSTLKLSLRTDIVHNSGFFWNATNSLRQESYDIVGARAAIGAIDDSWEIALRADNLFNEKYHSELQPFDEDNLLARRGQPRLVVATGTVRF, encoded by the coding sequence ATGATCAATTCGTCGAAATGGGGTCTGCTGGTGGGTGCGGCTTTCATAGGCCAATTGGTCCCCGCCACAGCATCGGCCCAGGCAGTCACCGATGCGGCCGCGAGCACGCCGAACGGCGAGTCGGGCGACATCATTGTCACGGCCCGCAAGCGCAACGAGCGTCTGATTGATGTGCCCGAGACTATCTCCGCCTTCTCGGAGAGTTCGCTGCAGAAGGCTGGCATCAACAATATCGACAAGCTCGGCCAGGCGGTGCCGAATGTCGTTCTCAATCGTCGCGGCGATAGCGAACCCAATGTGGTTATTCGCGGGATCGGCTCTTTCGGTAATGTTCAGGGCGTCGGCTTCTACATCGATGACGTACAGAATTTCACGGACCAGGCGAGCCGCCTTGTCGATCTTGAGCGCGTCGAGGTGCTGAAGGGGCCGCAGGGGACCCTTTATGGCGGAAGCTCCATCGGCGGTGCGGTGAAATATGTGACGCGCAAGCCGTCCAATGAACTGGAGGGCAGGGCGTCCATTGCAGTGGGTGAGCAGTCGACCTTCAACGTTAACGGCTCGATCAATGTGCCGCTGTCGGACATGGTCGCCATGCGGGTGTCCGCCTATACCGACAAGACCGATGGCTATCTGAAAAACAACATCACCGGCATCAACAACGACAAATCGAAGGAGCAGGGCGTTCGTGCTGCTTTGCGGTTCCGGCCTTCCGACGATACCGACATCAATCTGAGTGTTCGTTACAGCTATCTGAATAATGGCGGGAACGACTATTATCTTACGCCTGCCGCCAACGCATATCGCCTGAACTCGGACCTCGATCAGGATATTTTCAACCACCGCCGGGTGTTCGGCACCATTCTCAACATCGAACAGACGCTCGGCGATATCTCGTTGACGTCGCTGACATCTTATACGGAGCGCAAGAATCGCTTCCGCTGGGACCTGGATTATAGCGGCTTGGACGGCCTGACGGCTGTGCAGCCCGATCCTGTCAAGACGAAGGTTTTTACGCAGGAACTTCGCCTCCAGTCGGACAATGCCGAGGGACTGAACTGGCTCGTCGGCGGATATTATTCGCGCGTCCGAGATCGCTCGCTTGTGCTCAATCTCGACGCAGCATTCGGTGTCGATTTTGGCGGGCCGTTCTACATTCCGGACTTCCACGACAATACGACGCTTGAGCAGACCTATGCCGGTTTCGCGACAGTAAACTACAAGGCGGGGCCGTTCGAGGCTTCGGTTGGCGCGCGCGTCAATCACAACGACTTCTTCGGGTTCAATCGCCGTATCGACACCGGGCTGCATGTCAGGGACACAGTGATTCTTCCGAAGCTGACCCTGTCCTACAAGGTCGATCCGGCGGTGATGCTGTATTTCAACGCATCGGAAGGTTATGAACCTGGACGTTTCACACTGTTTAATGAAACGCCGCTGCTGCCGTACAAGCCGGAAAAAGCGTTGAACCTTGAGCTTGGCGCGAAGGGTCAGACTGAAGGCGGCCTTCTTTCCTACGAGGTTGCGGCTTTCTACATCAAGAATAAGAACCGCCAGCTCGAAACACTCGTGATCGACGAAACCGGCGTGCCGAATGAGGCCATCGGCAATGTCGGTGACGCGCGTACTTGGGGCGCAGAATTCTCCTTCACCCTGACGCCTACGCGCGGGCTTGCCCTCAGTGCCAATGGCGGCTGGATGAAATCTGACTTTACCGCAGGCGACTTTGACGGCCTCCGGGTGCCCTATGCCCCGCGATTCTCCGGCGGTGCGAGCATCGACTATACTACCGATCTCTCCTCCACTCTGAAGCTGTCGCTGCGCACCGACATCGTGCATAATTCCGGCTTCTTCTGGAACGCGACGAACAGCCTGAGGCAGGAGTCCTACGACATTGTCGGCGCTCGTGCGGCGATAGGGGCCATCGACGACAGTTGGGAGATCGCGCTGCGCGCCGACAATCTCTTTAACGAGAAATATCACAGCGAATTGCAGCCCTTTGACGAAGATAATTTGCTGGCCCGTCGTGGCCAGCCGCGGCTGGTCGTCGCAACGGGGACCGTTCGGTTTTGA